The stretch of DNA tGCACACAAGGCGTAAGCTAAACTCATCCTTCTATCAGGAATCCACTCCCCTGATAAAggtattaatccattcatgatggCAGAATCTTCACTCATGATCTTAAAGGTCCCACTTTGCAACCGTGTTGccttggggattaagtttctaatACATGACtttaggggacacattcaaaccactgCATCCTTTAAGGTAGgaatcaatgtcatttttcaaattaagaaataaaggCTTGGAGAGGTTAATTGACTTGCTCAAGATCTCAGAGCTAAAGCCAGGATCATATCCAGGACTGACTACCAAGTCCTTTTGTCTCTAGTGCTTGGCAAGTCCAGCTTCACTGATGAGTCTAGAGACCAAGTAGTAACTCTCTTGGTGTAAAAACTAAGGGAGATGATTCATTTAACTTAAACACAAATTAGATTACACTTAAAGTGTAAGCCATATGGTTATTATTAATAAATCCCCAAGTTAGCCCCTATATGAACTTTTCCATAGAGAAATGAAATATGGTTTAAATGCAGCATATTTTAAATGGATTATCTCACGCAatgtgtttttggtttgttttggttttgttttttttttctgagacagagtcttactctgctgcccaggctggagtgtagtgacacattttcgactcactgcaaccttcacctcccaggttcaagtgatcctcctgcctcagcctctcaagcagctgggagtacaagtgcatgccatcacgcctggctaatacaATGTGTTTTTTAGGCACCAGAAGGAGCCAGTGGTTCCTTCCACATCAGCTTTTCTGTGATACATTTTTCTAGACTGTTTCATGTGTGGTACAACCACATGCAGTATCAGCTTTAGACTCCACCCTTTTTTTCCTTCACCTACTGAACTGCAACAAGGATTGTGACAGACCAAGAATCTGAATGAGGATGCAGTGTGGAGATGAAACAGGTGTCAATAACAAAGGTCAGTTGCAAAGTGGAGGAAGtatcaaatacagaaatgcaCAGGACTTCTCCACTCAGAAGAACATGGGGAGAGCAAAGGGAATGGATATTTTAGGGAAGGAAGCAGAAGCCAACAGAGAACCAGTGGTTACTATCAAGATGGGTGGAGCAGAACTTAGTTTATAAAAGACACTGActtaggcctggcacggtggctcacgcctgtaatcctagcactttgggaggccgaggtgggtggatcacttgagatcggtCTGGGTGCACCAGCCTGAGCCAGATAATGTAGTGGGTTCTGATTTATAATGCCTTCTTTATTGTCAAGAGGGGTAAGGATTAAAGTTTGGatgtaaattaaatttgaaaCACCTTACTTGGTTTGAGTATTAATATCCAAGGACCTGGCTCTTTCTGCATGTCTTAAACTGATGAACGCAGCTAAGTAGACTTTCAAGTGTGACAAGACAACTTGATCCAGGAAAGCAGATTTCTTGTCAGAatactcaaatttttttttttttttttttttttgagatggagtctcactctgttgccctggtcTGAACATTTCTAAAGGATGCTTGGGGGTTAAAAGGACCGAGGCCTCTGCAGAAATGACAGCCTTCATCCACAGGTGGCCCAGTCCGGATTGGGAGCCGCAGCTGGATGGGTCAGGGCCTGTGCTTAGGTGAGCTATACCTACCGCACACCCTCCAGGTGCGTCCTGCTCTGAAGCGGTCAGACTGGACCTTCCAGGTCCCAGCGCTCGAGAGGATagcaggcaggggctggggttTGTCTGGAGATAGGAATGCTTTCTAAGGTTGACGTCAAGGTCTCCTTCCTGAGCCAGAGACCACGTGACGAGGTCCGTCCAGGTAGAAAGGATCCCATCTCCCCGGTCGCCCAGGGTCGGAAACCTCAGGCCCGCGCGGGCTGAGGCAACTTAGCAGGGGTCCCAAGCCCGCCGCGCCCCCTGAGCCCCGAGCGTGTGTGGAGGACTTGGGCGTAGTCGAGAGGGAAAAGTTGGGGTGAACCAGGTGCAGCGCACCCTTCGAGGAGCCCCCACTTCTCCGTTTGTGTGAGTGATTCCAAAGCACCTCCGAGGCCCGATGCACGCGCGGACACCTTGGACTGGCACTGACCAATGTCTCCTCACATTAGGAGGAGGTCCCCAGGTGAGACCCCTAGTCGGGGGTCCCCAGGTGAGATGCAGACTCCGCCCCGCCCACCTGTACAAGACCTTCCCCGGAGCAGCTCGGCTGCAAAGCAACGCCTACGGCGGGAAGCTAAAGAAGATTCCGGCTCCCTCACTACTCGGCTGCTGCGACTGGAACCGCCCAGGTCGGCCGAGTGCCTCCCCAAACCCCGCTCCTAAGCCCGATGCCCCGCCCCCAAGCCGAACGTCCACCTTCAGCCCGCCCTTGAACCCGCCTCCATGCATCAGGCCTCGCCTTTCAGCCCAGCCCGGCCCTCCGAGTCCTCGCCCCCGCACCTATGGCCCACCTCCATGCCCCGCCCATTATCCCGCCTCCATGCGTCAGGCTCCGCCTTCCAACGTTGTCCGGCCCGCCAAGGCCCCGCCCCCGTACCCATGACCCACCTCCAGGCCCCGCCCTCGATCCTGCCTCCAAGCGGCAGGCACCATCTTCCAGTTCCGCCCCGCCCGCGGAAACCCCGCCCCCGCGCGCCTATGGCCCACCTGCAGGTCCGACCCCCCCCCTGGGCCCGCCTCCAGGCATCCGGCCCCGCCTTCGAGTCACGCCCCGAGCGTAAAGGCCCCGCCTCCAAGCTCCGCCCCGACGCCGTGGTAGGGACTAGCCGCCGCCGCTGGTTCTCGGGCGCCGTGCTTCCTAGGCGGTTCTGGCTCCTGGCCGCGCCGCAGCCCCTATCCAGTCTCTTCCGCAGACGGGCGGGCTCCTCCGCGCCGCACGTGGGCGCGCCCGCCAACAGGGCCGCTGCTGCGGGTAAGTAGTGCTCGCGCCCTGCCCGGCGTCCACCCCTCAGCCGCTGGGCGAAGCCGGGGAAGCCGGGTGTCGCCTCCCCGCCGTCCGCGAGCCTTTCCCGGGGTCCAGAGGGCTCGGGCGGCGCCGTAGGGCAGCCCGCGGTGCAGGTGGCTTCCAGGCGCGCGGCCCGGGCCCGCGGCGCGCGCTGCTGCAGTGCGGGGGCGGGGAGCTCGGGGCTGGAGACCCGGAGTGCAGCGGGGAGGCTGGGTGGGGTCCCCTCGACTTACCCGATCCTCGCGCGGAGGATGTGCGTCCAGCCACGCCCTCGCCGAGCGGGGAGGCAGGTGCAGGTCAGGTGGGTCGCGGCCCCTGCGCCCTCCTGGGGCTGGCCCACAGCGAGACGCGCAGCCTTTGTTTGCTCGTGCGGTCCTGGCTGGGGACGCGGACCTGACTGAAGGCTTTCCTGGTCGGGGAAGACCCCAGTCTTCCAACTCGTTCGCAGGAGAGGGGATCCGGGCGCTCTGCCGGCCTGGCCCCTGCGCCCTGCAGCGTTCCCGGCTGCTGGCGGGGACTGTTACCCGCAGGTGTTGCCTTACACTCGCGACCGCAGCCCTGCATTTGGGAAGACGTTGCTAGATTTTTTGGTTAGAGTGATGGAATACTGTCCCCTCCGCCCCCCAGGCCTACTACCATTAGGTGGCTTAAATTTTTTCGAGTACAATTTAATTACCACTGTGAAAGATCAAATTCAAATCAGTGTGTCTCAGAGTCGATGAGACCCGTTGGTGATGAATGTTTTTGTGCTGTAAGCTAAGGGTCATTATCAATTTTATTACTAATGGTTCATATCTATTATTTGTTGctaaatgtttttgcttttgtgtagGGTCACTGCGTCCTCATTTTCATCGAACTCAGAAATATTCCTTCATGTAAACATATTTACAGTGAACTTTTTTGGGATCTGGCTATTGGTTTTTCACTcgaacttgtttctttttctttattattattattattttgtagagacggaggtctcactatgttgcccagtctagtctcaactcctgggctcaagcaattcttccacctcagcctattaaagtgctgggattacaggcatgagccgcagcTCCCAACCCTGAATGTGGTTTTGTATGAAGTTAAAAATGGGTAAAGTGAGAGATTTCTTGCTGACATTTTCGATTGTAAGGTGTGTGTATCTATCTGctcagatacatttcttctgtgattACTTCTTTGAGTGTCTAGTTATTTATAGGCTATATAACTCTGTCAGTTTTACCAAACTCTTCAATCTCTCACAAGATAGATGTTCAGGATAGATTGCAGGATCAGTGGCAAAAGAGCTATTTAAGGACTGAACCAATAATTTTCTCACTAGCATATTGTAATGGAGACCCTGTACTGCCTCACTGACCTGAGCTCGAATCTGGTTCTGCTAGCCGCTGAGTGTGTGACCTGGGCAATTTTCCGAATGGCGTGACTTCCAGTATCCTCATCTTGGGGCTAATACCCATCTCACAGGACTCTTGTGTTGCATGAAAGAAATGGATGCGTAAGGCCAGGTGCATTTACtaaagtctgtaatcccagcactttgggaggctgaggtggctgactcctgacctgaggtcaggagttagagaccagcctggccaatgtggtgaaaccccttctctaccaaaaatacgaaaaaaaaaaaaaaatagccaggtgtgtggtgggcacctgtaatcccagctacttgggagactaaggcaggagaatcgcttgagcctggaggcgtagattgcagtgagccagaatcatgccattgcactccagcctgggcaacaagagcaagactccatctcaaaacaaataaataaataaaaataagaaagaaaaagaaataacatgcaTAAATGGTGAATTTACCAAGCTCACCCAGAAGACTCGCTTGGTAGCATACCACAGGctctgtattttgaaataaaggcGCTTGCATGAATGAGTGTTTCCAGACTTCCCACCTGTGCTGGCAGTTACACCAAATAGCACTTTCTTCATATGGCCAACCATAACATTGAGCTGCTCCAGTTACCTGCTCTTACCTGGCTGATGCCCTCCTTGCCATGAGCAGTGGTGTCCCTTGCTACCCCACCTCCTAAATACACACCTTATCATCAATACACTCCTTATGACCGTTCTCCTCCCATAACCTCTGGACTTTGAGGACTCCTCTGCAGATGGCTGAGTTTTCTCTTGCTACCATCAGACTCTGTCACTTTGTCCACCCTCTGTCACACATGTATGCCACACTAAACTGAAGGGATGTGTTTAGGTGTTTCCACTTTTATCAGGCTATGGACCATGCAAGTAGGGATCTTgtcttatttatgtttctttcccCCATGTTTAGACACTCAGTAGAGTGAAGAGACTGCCCCACTGGAGTATTTGGAGTATTGTGGTGGTTTAGAGATGCTGGATTTCAGAACTGaattttctgggggaaaaaaaaaagtatggactGTTTCGATATACCAATTTTTTACCatcttttccttaatattttcaaaacGTGTGAAATCACTTATTTCAGAAAAAGGGACAGGCCTTCCCAGGAATGAGTAGGCAGTCTTATTATGTGGGTGGGTGTGCAAGGTGCAGTATATTTTTGCAGAGGGGCACGCATATGCAGAGGCTCTGTGGCGGGATGGGTCTGGCCTGGGATTTGTAGGGTGCAATGAGAAGTGGGTAGAATCTTGTAAGCTGGAAAAggggttgtttggttttatttgaagctttttttttttttttttttttttttttaaagacagagtcttgctctgttgcccagggtggagtgcagtggcatgatctcagctcactgaaacttccacctcccagattcaagggattctcctacctcagcctcccaagtagttgggatcacaggcatgtgctaccactcctagctagtttttgtacttttaaccgagacagggtttcaccatgttggctaggctgatctcaaactcctgaactcaggtgatccacccgccttggccgcccaaagtgctgggattacaggcatgagccactgtgcctggccttattttaggCCTTATGGAAACAATTTGAAACATGGCAGTTGTATGCATTATGTTTTAACTTGGAGCACTGTGTGTAAAGGCGCTGGAAAGGGGCAAGTGTGGGAGAATCATTGGAACGCTTCTGCAGACTTGCAGGGAACAGGCAGCCTGCACAGCGGGGCAGTGGAGACAGAGAGCAATTGAGTCAACAGGTATTTAGGAAGAAGAGGCAAACGGGACTGGGGTTGAGCATGGCAGGTGAAGAGAAGGAAGAGTCTAGAATGATTCCGCAGATGAAGGGGCTACTTCTCAGAAGGGAAAGACTGGAGAAGGAGCATGTTGAGCAGATGGAATTAAgaatttaggttttttgtttgttttttattattttttgggacaaagtcttgctatgttgccaggctgggagtgcaatggcatgatcccagctcactgcaacctccacctcccgggttcaagtgattctcctgcctcagcttcctgagtagctgggattacaggcacccaccaccatgcccagctgatttttgtatttttagtagagatgggtttcaccatgttggccaggctgatctcgaactcctgacctcatgatccacccacctcagcctcccaaagatctgggattacaggcatgagccaccacacctggcctagttttactttttaaacagctttattgatcTACACTTTCAAGCTCATAAAACTCATTCAACTATATAATTCAgtgctgttgtttttgagacaggatcttactgttaacccaggctggtcacaagctccagcctgggtaacaggctgaagcagtcctcccacctcaacctctggaatagctgggattacaggaatgagccactgtgtccagctaatttcagTGATTTTTCATAAATTTACAGTTGTGCAAGCATCGCCATAATTCAATTTTAGCACATTTCCCTCACTCTAAAAGACTAATCCAATGatgtaatcacctcccaaaatcttcactttctttttttttttgagacagagtcttactctgtcacccaggctggggtacagtggcgcagtctcggctcactgcaacctccaccttccaggttcaagcgatgctcatgcctcaacctccgaagtagctgggattacaggtgcgcgccatgatgcccagctaatttttttttattttttggcagagatggggtttcaccatattggccaggctggtctcaaactcctgacctcaagtgatccacttgccttggcctcccaaagtgctgggattagaggcatgagtcgcCATGCCCAGCTGCCAGGGAATGCATTTAGCAGTTggtagaggaggaggaaagaagttCCATGACTAGAGGGACCAGAGGAGTGTGTGGACCAAGCAGAGGCTGCTAGGCCGCTTAGAGAAGCAGGTGGTCTGCCGCAGGGTACTGCTGAGAGGTAAAGGGAGGAAACAGAAGGGACCCCTGCCACTGGTGACTTGAAAGTAGTGATGGCTGGTGAAGGACTGCATTGGGTCTGGAGTGATCAGAAATTGACATACAATATTTCATGAAATTTTTATAACGATCCTGTCCTGTAAATGAAAGACTTAGCCTACAGAACATGTTGTATCTTCAGTTCAGTTTCTTCCATCTAccatatttgcctttttattgatTGACTACGTCCAACTTGTTCAGCAGAGTGCCCAGCTAACTGCATTCATGCGTGTTTAATTATATGGCATTGCTCTGTATTTGTCTTTCCTTTCAGACTGAGCAGTACTGGTGAAATACTGTTTGTCCTCATATATCAGTTAGGATTGTGGTTGGCTGTAACAGAAAACCTGATTGAACGGCAGCTTAAACAAATTAGCTGTTACGTGCAGAAAACATATGCCAGACGTTACAGCATCCAGGGTTGGTGTGTGGCGCCTTCATCATGCCATCTGGGGCCGCAGGGGCTCTGTCTTTCCACTCAGCCATCCTTACTTTGTGGCTTTTGTGCATGTTGCATGACAGTTGCAAGATGTGACTTCACTCCAACATCATGCCTTTGttccaggcagaaagaagagTGGGGGGCAAAAGGCTTATGCCAGGAAGTCTGCCTCCTTGCCAACAGCCTTTTTGACTCACAGCTTCTCCTGACATCTGATTGTCAGGAGTTCTCACCTGGCCACCTAGATGCAAGGGAGTCTGGGCATTCTAGTGTTACCCCGAACAAAACCAGTGCTCTCTTAGTACAGAAAGGGAGAACAAGGCATGTTGGGTAGATGTCTGCCACACTTTAAATAAAACAGCCAGTCCTGGTGATGCAttccaatagtcccagctacttgggaggctgaggtggaaggaaggatcacttgagcttaagaggttgaggctgcagtgagccatgatcattccactgcactccagcctgggtggcagagagaccCTACctcccaaaaaattaaaaaattttaaaatgccctgTGACGGGAAGGGCCATGCTCATTCAGAATTACCAGCTGGCAACAATATGTAGTCTAGCAGCTTTGGAGCTTTGATCCTGGAATTCGTTTTGCCTTTACTTGGAGCCCTAGCACTCTTGTGCTTTCTGCTTCTGTATACTGGTCTCCCCCAGAATCCACGAGGGCGGGAACTGTTTATCTTTCATCTcccatggtgcctggcccagaagCCTTGCTAAATATTTGAGCTGGGTTTGTGCACAGTAGTGTTTGTGGACACGTGTCTTCCATAGCTCTGAGTTAAGAATGATTTGTGTCCCCAAATGGCCCTctcatttggttattttttgatttgcttttagaTTCTTTTCTGCTGTGAGAATGTAAGATGGATCCAGAAGAGCAGGAGCTCTTAAATGATTACAGATACAGAAGCTACTCTTCAGTGATTGAAAAGGCTTTGAGAAATTTTGAGTCCTCGAGTGAATGGGCGGATCTCATATCTTCACTTGGCAAACTCAACAAGGTATGTAGGGTGTATCCTGTTTGGACTGAGTGCAGGTGGGGATGTAATTGTCTTTTTTATCATTACAAGAAATTACATGgtaatattatttgtattttataatcttTGTATTACATATTATACAGTATAATCTTTATTTCAAGGAAATACCATTGGATATACCATGATGATTACAACAATtcgaaaatacagaaaagaaaaaaccacccATAATTC from Callithrix jacchus isolate 240 chromosome 21, calJac240_pri, whole genome shotgun sequence encodes:
- the LOC128930368 gene encoding uncharacterized protein LOC128930368, with the translated sequence MGQGLCLGGGPQVRPLVGGPQVRCRLRPAHLYKTFPGAARLQSNAYGGKLKKIPAPSLLGCCDWNRPGRPSASPNPAPKPDAPPPSRTSTFSPPLNPPPCIRPRLSAQPGPPSPRPRTYGPPPCPAHYPASMRQAPPSNVVRPAKAPPPYP